CTCTGGCCGTGGACTATTCGCTGTTCATCTTGATGCGCTTCCGGGAGGAGCTGCGGACCGGGCGCCAGCCGCGCGAGGCCGTCGACGCCGCGATGGCCACCTCCGGGCTGGCCGTCGTGTTGTCCGGGGCGACGGTCATCGCGTCGCTCACCGGGATCTACGTGATCAACACCCCGGCGCTGAAATCGATGGCCACCGGCGCAATCCTGGCCGTCGCCGTCGCGATGCTGACATCGACGACTCTGACGCCGGCGGCGCTGGCCACGTTCGGCCGGGCCGCCGCCAAGCGGTCGGGATTCCTGCACTGGTCGCGCCGGCCCGAAAGCACCCAGTCGCGGTTCTGGAACCGGTGGATCGGATGGGTGATGCGCCGGCCGTGGATGTCGGCACTGGCGGCGTCGCTGGTGCTGCTCGTGATGGCCGCGCCCGCGGCGTCGATGGTGTTGGGCAACAGCCTGTTACGCCAGTTCGACTCGTCCCACGAGATCCGCGCCGGCGTCGGAGCCGCCGCCCAGGCGCTCGGTCCCGGCGCGCTGGGCCCGATCCGGGTGGTGATCAACTTCCCCGACGGCGGCGCGGCCTCGCCCGAACACAGCCACACCGTCGGCGCCGTGCGCCAGCGGATGACCCAGGCGCCGAACATCGTCTCGGTGTCACCGCCCCAATATGCGGAGGACAACGGCAGCGCGCTGCTGTCCGCGGTGTTGTCGGTGGATCCCGAGGACATGCGGGCCCGCGAAACCGTGGGCTGGATGCGCGCGCAGCTCCCGAAGGTCCCCCAGGTGGGGACGGCGCGGGTGGACGTCGGCGGCCCGACCGCGCTGATCAAAGACTTCGACGACCAGGTGTCGGCGACCGAACCGCTGGTGCTGGGCTTCGTCGCGCTGATCGCATTCGTGATGCTGCTGGTGTCCATCCATTCGGTGTTCTTGGCGCTCAAGGGCGTCCTGATGACGTTGCTGTCGGTCGCGGCCGCCTACGGCAGTTTGGTGATGGTGTTCCAGTGGGGGTGGCTGAAGGATCTCGGCTTCGCCCAGATCAGCTCGATCGACAGCACCGTTCCCCCGCTGGTGCTCGCGATGACCTTCGGGTTGTCGATGGACTACGAGATCTTCCTGCTCACCCGCATCCGCGAACGGTTCCTGCATTCGGGTAACACCCGCGACGCGGTGGCCTACGGCGTCAGCACCAGCGCGCGCACCATCACCAGCGCGGCGCTGATCATGATCGCGGTGTTCGTCGGCTTCGCGTTCGCCGGCATGCCGCTGGTGGCCGAGATCGGCGTGGCCTGCGCGGTGGCGATCGCCGTGGACGCGACCGTGGTGCGGCTGGTGATGGTTCCGGCGTTGATGGCGATGTTCGCCCAGTGGAACTGGTGGCTGCCGCCGTGGCTGTCGCGCATGCTGCCGTCGGTCGACTTCGACCGGCCGCTGCCCGAGGTCGACCTCGGCGACGTCGTGGTCATCCCCGACGACATCTCGGCGCTGGTGGCGCCCAGCGCGGACCTGCGGATGGTGCTCAAGTCCGCCGCCAAGCTCAAGCACCTGGCGCCCGACGCCATCTGCGTGACCGATCCGCTGGCCTTCAGCGGCTGCGGGCGCAGCGCCGGCGCGGCCTCGTCGTGCCCCGACGACGAACCGACCCGCGGCCTGGGGCCCGGGCAGATCCCCCACCAGGTCGCGCTGAGCGAGGAGAAGGTCGCCGTCGGGGTGGCCGCGGGCGAGAAGAGGACCGGCGCCAACGGGCATGCCAACGGTTCGTCGGGCGCCAAGAAGCTGGTCGGGGGGCTGGCGTCACGAAATGGGATCGCCAAGGCCATCTCCGGATCCGACCGGCCCGTTCATCCGGTGACGCTGTGGCGGGGCCGGCTGTCGGTCGCGATCGACGCGCTCGAAACGGACCCGGACGCCGCGCCGTCGGGTGCCACCGACCGGCCGAAATACGCGCGGCGCAGCCCGGTCGAGACCACCCACGTGCAGCTGCCCACCGGCGACCGGTTGCTGGTCCCGACCGGCGCGGAAACCCTGCGGCTCAAGGGCTACCTCATCATGTGCCGTAACAGTCGCCGCGATTATGCCGACTTTGCAGACATGGTGGATTCGATGGAACCCGAGACCGCCGCGGTGGTGCTCGCCGGGATGGACAGGTATTACTGTTGTGAATCGTCCAGGCGGCCATGCATCGCCACCCAGTTGGTCCGTCGACTCGCCGATCCCGATCCGTGCGACTACCCGGAAGACCAGGGGCCGGAAGCCGACGTGAACGCGGACTGGGAGGGGATCAGGGAGCGCTGCCTGTCCGTGGCGGTAGCGATGCTGGAGGAGGCGAGGTGACGTTGGCGGGC
The sequence above is drawn from the Mycobacterium marseillense genome and encodes:
- a CDS encoding MMPL family transporter — its product is MMRLSRSLRRYRWLVFTGWLLALVPAVYLALTQSGNLTGGGFDVAGSQSLAVHDELEELYHDQGGSSLALVAAPRADASYQDMNEAVAQLRSLAAELPGTSEIPNPTQRPPQPDRPYVLSVRLDSRNTSDVAKKLRTKVGIKGDQPGQTANGRVRLYVIGQGALSAAAAANTKHDIAAAERWNLPVILIVLLAVFGSLAAAAIPLALGVCTVVVTMGLVYLLSAYTTMSVFVTSTVSMFGIALAVDYSLFILMRFREELRTGRQPREAVDAAMATSGLAVVLSGATVIASLTGIYVINTPALKSMATGAILAVAVAMLTSTTLTPAALATFGRAAAKRSGFLHWSRRPESTQSRFWNRWIGWVMRRPWMSALAASLVLLVMAAPAASMVLGNSLLRQFDSSHEIRAGVGAAAQALGPGALGPIRVVINFPDGGAASPEHSHTVGAVRQRMTQAPNIVSVSPPQYAEDNGSALLSAVLSVDPEDMRARETVGWMRAQLPKVPQVGTARVDVGGPTALIKDFDDQVSATEPLVLGFVALIAFVMLLVSIHSVFLALKGVLMTLLSVAAAYGSLVMVFQWGWLKDLGFAQISSIDSTVPPLVLAMTFGLSMDYEIFLLTRIRERFLHSGNTRDAVAYGVSTSARTITSAALIMIAVFVGFAFAGMPLVAEIGVACAVAIAVDATVVRLVMVPALMAMFAQWNWWLPPWLSRMLPSVDFDRPLPEVDLGDVVVIPDDISALVAPSADLRMVLKSAAKLKHLAPDAICVTDPLAFSGCGRSAGAASSCPDDEPTRGLGPGQIPHQVALSEEKVAVGVAAGEKRTGANGHANGSSGAKKLVGGLASRNGIAKAISGSDRPVHPVTLWRGRLSVAIDALETDPDAAPSGATDRPKYARRSPVETTHVQLPTGDRLLVPTGAETLRLKGYLIMCRNSRRDYADFADMVDSMEPETAAVVLAGMDRYYCCESSRRPCIATQLVRRLADPDPCDYPEDQGPEADVNADWEGIRERCLSVAVAMLEEAR